The following are encoded together in the Streptomyces sp. NBC_00358 genome:
- a CDS encoding antibiotic biosynthesis monooxygenase family protein: MTRISVKDQYYTLVNIFETSPEHQHRLIDIWQSLGAADERTGLVSVNAHLSHDGNSVISYIQWRDKAAWENILVDPGRQERFKEVLTFATFDSIHCEVVHTGQNPSLDDTAIEISERPDVFTVIEVARTRSRSQQETLLEAVTQPNAALDATPGYISHTVHRDFEGEAVVSYAQWQSEEAYRAFRAERDTRGAKPAALDGVDVREYTLKIAYITEATKV, translated from the coding sequence ATGACGAGGATCAGTGTCAAGGACCAGTACTACACACTGGTCAACATCTTCGAGACGTCCCCGGAGCACCAGCACCGGCTGATCGACATCTGGCAGAGTCTCGGCGCCGCGGACGAGCGGACCGGACTCGTGTCGGTCAACGCGCACCTGAGCCACGACGGCAACTCCGTCATCAGCTACATACAGTGGCGCGACAAGGCCGCCTGGGAGAACATCCTCGTCGACCCCGGCCGGCAGGAGCGCTTCAAAGAGGTCCTGACCTTCGCCACGTTCGACAGCATCCACTGCGAGGTCGTCCACACCGGGCAGAACCCGTCGCTGGACGACACGGCGATCGAGATCTCGGAGCGGCCGGACGTGTTCACGGTCATCGAGGTGGCCCGGACCCGCTCCAGGTCCCAGCAGGAGACGCTCCTCGAAGCGGTGACACAGCCCAACGCGGCGCTCGACGCCACACCCGGCTACATATCCCACACCGTGCACCGGGACTTCGAGGGTGAGGCCGTCGTCAGCTACGCGCAGTGGCAGAGCGAGGAGGCCTACCGGGCCTTCCGCGCCGAGCGCGACACCCGGGGTGCCAAGCCCGCCGCGCTCGACGGCGTCGACGTACGCGAGTACACGCTCAAGATCGCGTACATCACCGAGGCGACGAAGGTCTGA
- a CDS encoding MFS transporter, with product MNAVTPAKAGRREWIGLVVLCLPALLTTMDLTLLFMAVPKLTADLNPSSSQLLWASDIYGFLIAGFLITMGTLGERIGRRRLLMIGAVFFGIASVLTAEANSPEMLIGARALLGISAATLAPSTLSLLRVMFRDEKESTNAVTIWTTSFMIGGIVGPIAGGLLLDHFWWGAPFLLAVPVMVLLLIAGPLLLPEYKDPAGGRVDLLSVGMSLAAILPAVYGIKELARNGFEIWPALSLVIGLAFGVAFVLRQRGLSVPLMDITLFSRAAFSVSVGTLLLTTGLMMGIQYLLATYMQVVLGMSPAEAGLWQLPVIIPGIIAAVVGTGVSQKIGTPPVLIAGLLVGSVGFGVLTQIDGNSGTALAVVSSAIMFIGLAPVMALGIGTIVQAAPVERAGAASALASTTNELGGAVGIALVGSLATAVYGSTLDDHLPSGVTGSAHDAARNSVSEAAAVAGHLPGKLGGELSAAAHDAFAHGMEVASYVSIGVLLAMAALVAVLLRKALPAPTAEPQPEPQTAGAVEETVPTGAQN from the coding sequence GTGAATGCAGTAACGCCCGCGAAGGCGGGCCGCCGTGAGTGGATCGGCCTGGTGGTCCTCTGCCTGCCCGCCCTGCTCACGACCATGGACCTGACGCTGCTGTTCATGGCCGTCCCCAAGCTGACGGCCGACCTGAACCCCTCCAGCAGCCAGCTGCTGTGGGCCAGCGACATCTACGGTTTCCTCATCGCCGGCTTCCTCATCACCATGGGCACCCTCGGCGAGCGCATCGGCCGCCGCCGGCTGCTCATGATCGGAGCCGTGTTCTTCGGAATCGCCTCGGTGCTGACGGCCGAGGCCAACAGCCCCGAGATGCTGATCGGCGCCCGGGCCCTGCTGGGCATCTCGGCCGCCACCCTCGCCCCCTCGACCCTGTCGCTGCTGCGCGTCATGTTCCGGGACGAGAAGGAGAGCACGAACGCGGTCACCATCTGGACCACGTCGTTCATGATCGGCGGGATCGTCGGCCCGATCGCCGGTGGGCTGCTGCTCGACCACTTCTGGTGGGGCGCGCCCTTCCTGCTGGCCGTGCCGGTCATGGTGCTGCTGCTGATCGCCGGACCGCTGCTGCTGCCCGAGTACAAGGACCCGGCCGGCGGCCGTGTCGACCTGCTGAGCGTGGGGATGTCGCTGGCCGCGATCCTGCCCGCGGTCTACGGCATCAAGGAGCTGGCCCGCAACGGATTCGAGATCTGGCCCGCCCTGAGCCTCGTGATCGGCCTGGCCTTCGGTGTGGCCTTCGTCCTGCGCCAGCGCGGCCTGTCCGTGCCCCTCATGGACATCACGCTGTTCTCCCGCGCCGCCTTCTCCGTCTCCGTCGGCACCCTGCTGCTGACCACCGGCCTGATGATGGGCATCCAGTACCTGCTGGCCACCTACATGCAGGTCGTGCTCGGCATGTCGCCGGCCGAAGCGGGTCTGTGGCAGCTCCCGGTCATCATCCCCGGCATCATCGCCGCCGTGGTCGGTACCGGCGTCTCCCAGAAGATCGGCACACCGCCGGTGCTCATCGCCGGTCTGCTGGTCGGCTCCGTCGGCTTCGGTGTGCTGACGCAGATCGACGGGAACTCCGGCACCGCGCTGGCCGTCGTCTCCTCCGCGATCATGTTCATCGGTCTCGCCCCGGTGATGGCGCTGGGCATCGGCACCATCGTCCAGGCCGCCCCCGTCGAGCGGGCCGGCGCCGCCTCCGCGCTGGCCTCCACCACCAACGAACTGGGCGGCGCCGTCGGTATCGCCCTCGTCGGCAGCCTGGCGACCGCTGTCTACGGCTCCACCCTCGACGACCACCTGCCCTCGGGCGTCACCGGATCGGCCCACGACGCGGCCCGCAACAGCGTCTCCGAGGCGGCCGCCGTGGCGGGCCACCTCCCGGGCAAGCTCGGTGGTGAGCTGAGTGCCGCCGCGCACGACGCCTTCGCCCACGGTATGGAGGTCGCCTCCTACGTCTCCATCGGCGTACTCCTCGCGATGGCCGCGCTGGTCGCCGTACTGCTGCGCAAGGCGCTCCCCGCGCCGACCGCCGAGCCCCAGCCCGAGCCGCAGACGGCGGGCGCCGTCGAGGAGACCGTGCCCACCGGCGCGCAGAACTAG
- a CDS encoding DUF6081 family protein has product MSTAEAVQNGVLFHETFENGFTTTGADAAWHTQDVAGVAGGDGVAHASALGLAVVPTGVNPRTGAPAFVSTTGQQADGGEGTRDHVKWTAMPNRTAGTGLPGFDIPATGALQCTTTLAVSTYGTEDHPFGAAVTDAQADPRLACGSMITADLESASIFGFFVTNTQVYANYERLRIPGTTYAAYTYAVPVAERAPGDVDMLRITVNRARATVTWEVNGREVLSVDRIGHPVLDRAHLLLDHAGEPEGVSPRQLITGIGMFTLLDGALDAEGTGLVRIDSAPAHYVNPRSGEPWPQKFLDEQSISANRLWGQGVALNVRDVSVAAV; this is encoded by the coding sequence ATGAGCACCGCGGAAGCCGTGCAGAACGGCGTACTGTTCCACGAGACCTTCGAGAACGGCTTCACCACCACCGGCGCTGACGCAGCCTGGCACACCCAGGACGTCGCCGGGGTCGCGGGCGGCGACGGGGTCGCCCACGCGTCGGCGCTCGGCCTCGCCGTCGTGCCCACGGGAGTCAACCCGCGCACCGGCGCCCCCGCCTTCGTCTCGACGACCGGCCAGCAGGCCGACGGAGGCGAGGGCACGAGGGACCACGTCAAGTGGACGGCCATGCCGAACCGTACGGCGGGGACCGGACTGCCCGGCTTCGACATTCCGGCGACCGGCGCACTCCAATGCACCACCACCCTCGCGGTCTCCACCTACGGCACGGAGGACCACCCCTTCGGAGCGGCCGTCACCGACGCGCAGGCCGATCCACGGCTCGCCTGCGGATCGATGATCACGGCGGACCTGGAGAGCGCGTCGATATTCGGATTCTTCGTCACCAACACCCAGGTGTACGCGAACTACGAGCGGCTGCGCATACCCGGAACCACCTACGCGGCCTACACCTACGCCGTGCCGGTCGCCGAACGGGCCCCCGGAGACGTCGACATGCTGCGGATCACCGTGAACCGCGCACGCGCCACGGTGACATGGGAGGTGAACGGCCGGGAGGTGCTGTCGGTGGACCGCATCGGACATCCGGTCCTGGACCGCGCGCACCTGCTGCTCGACCACGCCGGCGAGCCGGAGGGCGTCTCACCGCGCCAACTCATCACCGGCATCGGCATGTTCACCCTCCTCGACGGCGCTCTGGACGCCGAGGGCACCGGCCTGGTGCGCATCGACTCGGCGCCCGCCCACTACGTCAACCCGCGGTCCGGTGAGCCCTGGCCGCAGAAGTTCCTCGACGAACAGAGCATTTCCGCCAACCGCCTCTGGGGCCAGGGCGTCGCGCTGAACGTGCGCGACGTCTCGGTCGCAGCCGTCTGA
- a CDS encoding acyl-CoA dehydrogenase family protein, with translation MTGMLLAPRTTSDTFVSAARAAGVPAGHDAARADRERRLSADVVEALVEAGFSRALVPALHGGEPTDFATLTEAVAAVGEGCASAAWIGSLLAYTARFAAYLPAEGQAEIWADGPDSRLVSSLVSTATTVEAADSGWHLSGSWTYASGVEFSDWALVMAMVPGADDRPQARFFAVPRSAYRIEETWDTVGMRATGSHTLVLDEVLVPAHRTFPMDDMFAGRGAVSDELRHSQPLFAVNGLTFAAPVLGSARGALELSARALADKAARGTEPSETQRIAHARAAGEIDAAGLLLTRAAQSVDRAPATDDVLVRNRRDCALATRLLVGAVDTLFRSGGTRSQSSSDPLQRVWRDVNSAASHMVLQFEPAALAFTRGPLDAARAEKRA, from the coding sequence ATGACCGGGATGCTTCTCGCTCCCCGCACCACTTCGGACACCTTCGTGTCCGCCGCACGGGCCGCAGGTGTGCCGGCGGGCCACGACGCGGCCCGGGCCGACCGCGAACGACGGCTCTCCGCCGACGTGGTGGAGGCCCTGGTCGAGGCCGGCTTCAGCAGGGCGCTGGTCCCGGCCCTTCATGGCGGCGAGCCGACGGACTTCGCCACGCTCACCGAGGCGGTCGCCGCGGTCGGAGAGGGCTGCGCCTCCGCCGCCTGGATCGGCTCGCTGCTCGCGTACACCGCCCGCTTCGCGGCCTATCTGCCCGCCGAGGGGCAGGCCGAGATCTGGGCGGACGGGCCGGACAGCCGGCTGGTCAGCTCCCTGGTCTCCACCGCCACCACCGTCGAGGCGGCCGACAGCGGCTGGCATCTGTCCGGGTCCTGGACCTACGCCAGCGGTGTCGAATTCTCCGACTGGGCCCTGGTGATGGCCATGGTGCCGGGGGCGGACGACAGGCCCCAGGCCCGCTTCTTCGCCGTACCCCGTAGCGCCTACCGGATCGAGGAGACCTGGGACACGGTCGGGATGCGGGCGACCGGCAGCCACACACTCGTCCTGGACGAAGTGCTCGTCCCCGCGCACCGGACCTTCCCCATGGACGACATGTTCGCGGGCCGGGGCGCGGTCTCGGACGAACTCCGGCACTCACAGCCGCTGTTCGCCGTCAACGGCCTCACCTTCGCCGCACCGGTCCTGGGTTCCGCCCGGGGCGCGCTGGAACTGTCGGCGCGCGCACTCGCCGACAAGGCCGCCCGCGGCACGGAACCGAGCGAGACCCAGCGGATAGCCCACGCGCGGGCGGCCGGCGAGATCGACGCGGCCGGCCTGCTGCTGACCCGCGCCGCGCAGAGCGTCGACCGGGCCCCGGCCACCGACGACGTCCTGGTCCGCAACCGCCGGGACTGCGCGCTGGCCACCCGGCTCCTCGTAGGCGCCGTGGACACCCTCTTCCGCTCCGGCGGCACCCGCAGCCAGTCCTCGTCAGACCCGCTGCAGCGCGTCTGGAGGGACGTGAACTCCGCCGCCAGCCACATGGTGCTGCAGTTCGAACCCGCCGCGCTGGCCTTCACCCGTGGCCCCCTCGACGCCGCCCGAGCCGAGAAGAGAGCGTGA
- a CDS encoding NADPH-dependent FMN reductase — protein sequence MSEESLRVALVIGSTRATRFGPTIAKWFAEEARQNDAIGLDIVDLADYPLPVAVTDAPAPADAATAAALSARLEAAEAFVVLTPEYNHSFPAPLKVAIDWNYTQWQAKPIGFVSYGGLSGGLRAVEQLRQVYAEMHAVTLRDTVSFHGAAATFDADGNPKEPAGCSAATKTMLDQLVWWGTALREARAKRPYRA from the coding sequence ATGTCCGAGGAAAGCCTTCGAGTAGCCCTGGTGATCGGGAGCACCCGCGCCACCCGGTTCGGACCCACCATCGCGAAGTGGTTCGCCGAAGAGGCCCGGCAGAACGACGCCATCGGGCTGGACATCGTCGACCTGGCCGACTACCCGCTGCCGGTGGCGGTGACCGACGCCCCCGCCCCGGCGGACGCGGCGACGGCCGCGGCCCTCAGCGCCCGCCTGGAGGCGGCCGAGGCGTTCGTCGTCCTGACCCCCGAGTACAACCACAGCTTCCCCGCACCGCTCAAGGTCGCGATCGACTGGAACTACACGCAGTGGCAGGCCAAGCCCATCGGCTTCGTCTCCTACGGCGGCCTCTCCGGAGGTCTGCGCGCGGTCGAGCAACTGCGCCAGGTCTACGCCGAGATGCACGCCGTGACCCTGCGCGACACGGTCAGCTTCCACGGCGCCGCGGCCACGTTCGACGCGGACGGGAACCCCAAGGAGCCGGCGGGCTGCTCCGCCGCGACCAAGACCATGCTCGACCAGCTCGTGTGGTGGGGCACCGCGCTGCGCGAGGCGCGCGCCAAGCGCCCCTACCGCGCCTGA
- a CDS encoding nuclear transport factor 2 family protein, whose product MSDLTAERVGAAWASLGTGDREKITEFWDENVRFEVPGLHAYSGWYEGLDAFLEFFGNMFRLSGGTMHGDNVTVLVNAEAGYSVDVNRISAVRAGAAADSTSPYDTFAVEALHLLSWSNGRIVEGRWTVLGAGAETTALWWSPRDADGARRQVV is encoded by the coding sequence ATGTCTGATCTCACAGCCGAGCGCGTCGGCGCCGCCTGGGCCTCCCTCGGAACCGGCGACCGGGAGAAAATCACCGAATTCTGGGACGAGAACGTGCGCTTCGAGGTGCCCGGACTGCACGCCTACTCGGGCTGGTACGAAGGTCTCGACGCCTTCCTGGAGTTCTTCGGGAACATGTTCCGGCTCTCCGGCGGCACGATGCACGGCGACAACGTCACCGTCCTGGTGAACGCCGAAGCCGGCTACTCGGTCGACGTCAACCGCATATCGGCGGTGCGCGCCGGGGCCGCGGCGGACAGCACCTCTCCCTACGACACCTTCGCCGTCGAGGCCCTGCACCTGCTGAGCTGGAGCAACGGCCGCATCGTCGAAGGCCGTTGGACCGTACTGGGCGCCGGTGCCGAGACCACCGCGCTGTGGTGGTCACCGCGCGACGCCGACGGCGCCCGGCGCCAGGTCGTCTGA
- a CDS encoding response regulator transcription factor — MADVTWRVLVVESDVNAQRGIAHSLRRQGCDVVSVDSGGKALEMYEHADLVLLDLELSDLHGLDVCAAIRAAGDTPIIAFTCRRSEWDQVLVLEAGADDCLLKPYDLRELTARIGAVMRRSLRQDRAQDVMEWGSLRIDMKLREVTLRGRRVECTRKEFDLLCLLASQPGSVVSRRRLMSQVWGEHWSPPSRTIDTHVASLRRKLGPDEWITTIRGVGLCFEPTGDC; from the coding sequence GTGGCTGACGTGACGTGGCGTGTGCTCGTGGTGGAAAGTGATGTGAACGCACAACGGGGGATCGCCCACAGTCTCAGACGGCAGGGCTGCGACGTTGTCAGTGTCGACAGCGGCGGCAAGGCGCTGGAGATGTACGAGCACGCGGATCTGGTGCTGCTGGACCTGGAGTTGTCGGACCTGCACGGCCTCGACGTGTGCGCGGCGATCAGGGCGGCGGGGGACACGCCCATCATCGCGTTCACCTGTCGCCGCAGTGAGTGGGACCAGGTGCTCGTTCTCGAGGCGGGGGCCGACGACTGCCTCCTCAAGCCGTACGACCTGCGGGAGCTGACGGCGCGGATCGGCGCCGTGATGCGTCGCAGCCTGCGCCAGGACCGCGCGCAGGACGTCATGGAGTGGGGTTCGCTGCGCATAGACATGAAACTGCGGGAGGTCACGCTGCGCGGCAGGCGCGTGGAGTGCACCCGCAAGGAATTCGACCTGCTGTGCCTGCTGGCCTCGCAGCCGGGCTCGGTCGTGTCGCGGCGCCGGCTCATGAGCCAGGTGTGGGGCGAGCACTGGTCGCCGCCCAGCCGCACGATCGACACCCATGTGGCCAGCCTGCGCAGAAAGCTCGGACCCGACGAATGGATCACGACGATCCGCGGTGTCGGACTCTGTTTCGAACCCACCGGCGACTGCTGA
- a CDS encoding TetR family transcriptional regulator, translated as MRDKAARTRSQLIRSAATVFAEHGYSRAKLSTISADAGVSRGALHFHFPRKEALADAVEAAAAERFTEVTGEPGENADGDLSQAVRAFAELYKRDVTFRAGVLLSCEKDRKSTVNLLQRWEEYVTTAVAAAEHGTPRSRPGTARHASSAIVALTVGLAFLWHENDQWLAESTVSGVWNLLPPLVGRMG; from the coding sequence ATGAGAGACAAGGCGGCCCGGACCCGCTCCCAATTGATACGTTCGGCCGCGACGGTCTTCGCCGAACACGGCTACTCAAGAGCGAAGTTGTCCACCATCTCCGCGGACGCGGGAGTGAGCAGAGGGGCACTCCACTTCCACTTCCCCAGGAAGGAGGCCCTGGCGGACGCGGTGGAGGCCGCCGCGGCCGAACGCTTCACGGAAGTGACGGGCGAGCCGGGGGAAAACGCCGACGGGGACCTTTCGCAGGCCGTACGGGCCTTCGCCGAGCTGTACAAGCGTGATGTCACCTTCCGCGCCGGAGTACTCCTGAGCTGCGAAAAGGACCGGAAGTCCACGGTGAACCTGCTCCAGCGATGGGAGGAGTACGTGACGACCGCCGTCGCGGCCGCGGAGCACGGGACACCTCGTTCACGCCCGGGAACGGCGAGGCACGCCTCCAGCGCGATCGTCGCCCTGACCGTGGGACTGGCGTTCCTCTGGCACGAGAACGATCAGTGGCTCGCCGAGTCAACCGTCAGCGGAGTATGGAATCTGCTGCCACCTCTTGTCGGCCGTATGGGCTGA
- a CDS encoding ScbR family autoregulator-binding transcription factor: MATQERGLATRRMILEAAGSVFAERGYSATTVADVLKRLGLTRGAVYFHFSSKEELARTVLASQADIPVVVRDIKLQELVDLGLVFACQLTRDPVLQGSVRLSLELDSVGLDRKLPFRTWVDRNHRILEQARAQGELRPHVDLMETAELLCSCFTGVQLFSQVMTGWVDLEARIRTLLKHVLPSIAEPSVLVQLDLGPERGLKVGEELSALAAAREAGEGEAGDC; this comes from the coding sequence ATGGCGACGCAGGAACGAGGTCTCGCGACCCGACGCATGATCCTGGAGGCCGCAGGATCCGTCTTCGCCGAACGTGGTTACAGCGCCACGACCGTCGCCGACGTTCTCAAGAGGCTGGGCCTCACCCGGGGGGCGGTCTACTTCCACTTCTCCTCGAAGGAGGAGCTCGCGCGGACCGTGCTCGCCAGCCAGGCGGACATCCCGGTCGTCGTCCGGGACATCAAGCTCCAGGAACTGGTCGACCTGGGGCTGGTTTTCGCGTGTCAGTTGACCAGGGACCCCGTGCTGCAGGGCAGCGTCCGGCTGTCACTGGAACTGGACTCGGTCGGACTGGACCGGAAGCTTCCCTTCAGGACCTGGGTCGACCGCAATCACCGGATCCTCGAACAGGCGCGCGCCCAGGGTGAGCTGCGCCCGCACGTGGATCTGATGGAGACGGCCGAGCTGCTCTGCTCCTGCTTCACCGGAGTGCAGCTCTTCTCGCAGGTCATGACCGGATGGGTGGATCTGGAGGCGCGGATCCGGACCCTGCTGAAGCATGTGCTTCCCAGCATCGCGGAGCCCTCGGTCCTGGTGCAGCTCGACCTCGGCCCGGAGCGCGGGCTCAAGGTCGGGGAGGAGCTCAGCGCGCTGGCGGCGGCGCGGGAGGCCGGGGAGGGCGAAGCCGGCGACTGCTGA
- a CDS encoding ScbA/BarX family gamma-butyrolactone biosynthesis protein yields the protein MQAIAVRVEERQDSTREETDISLDIPSHSVTKELVHRTNPSDVLPVGWRPLTKDRYLISVAWPEDHPFYTRVHGNHAANLIGETIRQCGLLLAHAAYDVPLGHQFVMWDMTYTREPARPAARPGTHRIEVEVVCSDLRVRGRRLGAMTCEMTLRADGRTVARGGGRFDIVSPAAYRRLRGDQIRTAAQPAVQPAPVAPGIVGRTRAIDVLLAPAPEAQCTTDTPSGRWQLRADFGHPTLFDHRNDHFPGMVLVEAAFQAANAITAPALHHHTSAEIAFLGYVDYGHPCWIEARTRPADPAQPAAIEVTGHQNGRLMFSALLEGTSAHG from the coding sequence ATGCAAGCCATAGCTGTGCGCGTGGAAGAGAGACAGGACTCTACGCGAGAAGAAACGGACATATCACTTGATATACCGTCCCATTCGGTCACCAAAGAGCTGGTGCACCGCACGAACCCGTCGGATGTCCTGCCCGTCGGATGGCGACCTCTGACCAAGGATCGCTATCTGATCAGCGTCGCATGGCCCGAGGACCACCCGTTCTACACACGGGTGCATGGTAACCACGCGGCGAACCTGATCGGCGAGACCATCCGGCAGTGCGGTCTGCTGCTGGCCCACGCCGCCTACGATGTTCCGCTCGGCCACCAATTCGTGATGTGGGACATGACGTACACCCGGGAGCCGGCCCGTCCGGCCGCCCGTCCCGGGACCCACCGGATCGAGGTCGAGGTGGTCTGTTCGGACCTCCGCGTCCGCGGTCGCCGGCTGGGAGCCATGACCTGCGAGATGACCCTGCGCGCGGACGGCAGGACCGTGGCTCGGGGCGGCGGTCGCTTCGACATCGTCAGCCCCGCCGCGTACCGCAGGCTGCGCGGGGACCAGATCCGCACCGCCGCGCAGCCGGCGGTCCAGCCCGCGCCCGTCGCGCCCGGCATCGTCGGCCGCACACGGGCGATCGACGTACTGCTCGCTCCGGCTCCCGAGGCGCAGTGCACGACGGACACACCGTCGGGCCGATGGCAACTGCGCGCGGACTTCGGGCACCCGACCCTGTTCGACCACCGCAACGACCACTTCCCGGGCATGGTCCTCGTCGAAGCGGCGTTCCAGGCCGCAAACGCGATCACCGCACCGGCCCTGCACCACCACACCTCCGCCGAGATCGCGTTCCTCGGGTACGTCGACTACGGCCACCCGTGCTGGATCGAGGCCCGCACCCGGCCCGCCGACCCGGCGCAGCCGGCGGCGATCGAGGTCACCGGGCACCAGAACGGCCGACTGATGTTCTCGGCCCTGCTCGAAGGCACTTCGGCACACGGCTGA
- a CDS encoding NAD-dependent epimerase/dehydratase family protein, which produces MSDDSSTILVTGATGYIGHRVVHRLLADPTRPRLRLLAHETNVPDCCAETASVVRGSLTEPTSLRDVCRGVDTVLHLASAITQDPAVAHAVNARGTENLLAEAHRSGVRRFVRLSTAAVYGKGPHRGEPRPPERPLSVTSASRLAGDTSVLAAGGVVLRPYLVYGAGDRWVVASLARMITLLPCWIDGGRARLSLIAVDDLARVTAALATRAAPLPASAVLHAAHPRPVAVRDLLTTLCRHLGLPSPHGDVSSAELAERFGGSADPAMALRLAQFGTDHWYDSAPLWALTGVEPGPGFTDDFGACAPWYREHLRDLVPAAAVPAAVPPAA; this is translated from the coding sequence GTGAGCGACGACTCGTCCACCATCCTCGTCACCGGCGCGACCGGGTACATCGGCCACCGGGTCGTCCACCGGCTGCTGGCCGACCCGACGCGGCCACGGCTGCGGCTGCTGGCCCACGAGACGAACGTGCCGGACTGCTGCGCGGAGACGGCGTCCGTCGTCCGCGGCAGCCTCACCGAGCCCACGTCCCTGCGCGATGTGTGCCGCGGTGTCGACACCGTCCTGCACCTCGCCTCGGCGATCACACAGGACCCTGCCGTCGCCCACGCCGTCAACGCCCGGGGAACCGAGAACCTGCTGGCCGAGGCGCACCGGTCCGGCGTACGTCGCTTCGTACGGCTGAGTACCGCCGCCGTCTACGGGAAGGGGCCCCACCGGGGTGAGCCGCGCCCGCCCGAGCGTCCGCTGTCGGTGACCAGCGCCTCGCGGCTCGCGGGCGACACGAGCGTCCTCGCCGCCGGCGGTGTCGTCCTGCGCCCCTACCTCGTCTACGGCGCCGGTGACCGGTGGGTCGTCGCCTCGCTCGCGAGGATGATCACCCTGCTGCCGTGCTGGATCGACGGGGGGCGGGCCAGGCTGTCGCTGATCGCGGTCGACGACCTGGCCCGCGTCACGGCGGCCCTGGCAACCCGGGCCGCGCCGCTTCCCGCGTCAGCCGTTCTGCACGCGGCCCATCCCCGGCCGGTGGCCGTGCGCGATCTGCTCACGACGTTGTGCCGGCACCTGGGGCTTCCGTCGCCGCACGGTGACGTGTCGTCGGCGGAACTGGCGGAGCGCTTCGGCGGCTCGGCCGATCCGGCCATGGCTCTGCGGCTCGCCCAGTTCGGCACCGACCACTGGTACGACAGCGCTCCGCTGTGGGCCCTGACCGGTGTCGAACCGGGCCCCGGGTTCACGGACGACTTCGGCGCCTGTGCCCCCTGGTACCGCGAGCACCTGCGGGACCTGGTACCCGCCGCCGCAGTTCCCGCCGCCGTACCTCCGGCCGCCTGA